One window of the Pararge aegeria chromosome 22, ilParAegt1.1, whole genome shotgun sequence genome contains the following:
- the LOC120633924 gene encoding uncharacterized protein LOC120633924, whose protein sequence is MWWNIIVQYMLWTLLPACGHLPDYASTPSNKIDQFCSLAETCIHDTIPICGKMGDEIRTFLDLCDLMEFACDTNQIFTHVEDMAGCPMHRNK, encoded by the exons ATGTGGTGGAACATCATCGTTCAAT ATATGTTATGGACCCTCCTGCCCGCTTGTGGTCATCTTCCTGACTACGCATCGACTCCTTCT AACAAAATCGATCAATTCTGCAGCCTagcggaaacctgcatacatGACACCATTCCGATTTGTGGAAAAATGGGAGACGAGATACGGACGTTTTTGGACCTTTGCGACTTAATGGAGTTTGCCTGTGATACTAACCAAA ttttcacGCACGTTGAAGATATGGCGGGATGTCCGATgcacagaaataaataa